The following DNA comes from Streptomyces globosus.
CCCTGACGACCTGCACCCCCGTCTACACCTCGAAGTACCGCTACGTGGTGTGGGGCGAGCTGGTGCGCACCGAGAAGGTCGACGCGAAGCGGACGCCGCCGGCCGAGCTGCGCTGACGCGGCCGCCGGCGCCGTCCGGCGCGCACGGAAGAGGCCCGGCCCCTCCCGCGGGGGAGGGGCCGGGCCTCTTCGGGGGCCGGGTGCCGGTCAGCGGCCGCCGGTCAGGCCTCCGAAGAAGCCGCCGCCCTGCTGGTTGCCGCCGGGCATGGTGAACAGGTTCACCGTGGCGCCGGTCTGGACGGGCGAGCCGGCGTTCGGGTCGGAGCCGACGACCTGCGCCTTGTCGTCCGTCGGACCCGACAGCACCCGGCCGAAGGTCAGTCCCCGCGCCGCGAGTTCTTGCTTGGCCTGTTCGAGGGTCCGTCCGGCGAGGTTCGGGACCTGGGTCGGCTGTGCTCCTTTGCTGATCTGCACGTTGACCGTCGTCCCCGGGGCCAGCTGCTCCCCGGCCGGGTACTGCTGCTGGACGATGGTCTTCGGCGCGGCGCCCGGCGAGTCGACCTCGGTCGTGCTGCCCAGCTTCAGCTTGGCGGCGTTGAGCAGCTTGGTCGCTTCCTCGCGGGTCTTGCCCATGATGTTCGGCATCTCGGACTTCGCCGGCTCCTTCGCCACCGTCAGGGTGACCGTCGAGCCCTGCTGGGCCTGTGCGCCGGGCTTCGGGCTCTGCTCCAGGACGGTGCCGGGGGTCCGCTCGGACTCCTGGAGCTTCTTCTCGACCTGGAACTTCTTGTCCCTGAGCGCCTTCTCCGCCTCCTCGAACGGCATGTTGAGGACGTCGGGCAGGGACTGGAGCGGAGCGCCCGCGGAGATCGTCAGCTTGACCACAGTGCCCTCGTCGACACGGGTGTCGGGCGCCGGGTCCTGCTTGCAGACGTTGCCCTTGGGCTGGTCCGCACAGGGCTCGTCGCCCGCCTTCTCCACCTTGAGGCCGACGTTGTCGGCGCTGCGCTGCGCCGCGTCGAAGGTCTGGCCGACCAGCTTGGGCACGGCGGGCCGGTTGTCGACCCCGCCGCTGAAGAGGGAGCGGCCGATCAGGGTCGCCCCGACCAGCACCAGTATTCCCGCCGTGACCAGCAGGATGGTCGAGGCCCGGCTCTTCTTCTGCTGCCGGCCGCGGCCGTGCCCCTGGTCGTAGCCGGGGCCCTGGTCCGGGTAGTAGCCGCCGTCGCCGCCCGGGGGCATCGGCGGCATCATCGACGTCTGGCCGGCGTCGGCCGGGCGCATGGCGGTGGTCGGCTGGTCGTAGCCCTGCGGACCGTACGCGTGGTTCGGGTCGGGGTAGCCGTAGCCGGCCGCGCCCATCGTCGCGGCGGCGGCGACCGGCTGGCCCTCCAGGCAGGCCTCGATGTCGGCGCGCATCTCGTCGGCCGACTGGTAGCGGTAGTCGGGGTCCTTGACGAGCGCCTTCAGCACGATCGCGTCCATCTCGGGCGTGATCTCGGGGTCGAAGTTCGACGGCGGCTGGGGCTCTTCGCGGACGTGCTGGTAGGCGACCGCCACGGGCGAGTCGCCGATGAACGGGGGCCGCACGCACAGCAGCTCGTACAGCAGGCAGCCCGCGGAGTAGAGGTCGGAGCGCGCGTCGACCTGCTCGCCCTTGGCCTGCTCCGGGGAGAGGTACTGGGCGGTGCCGATGACGGCCGCGGTCTGGGTCATGGTCATGCCCGAGTCGCCCATGGCGCGGGCGATGCCGAAGTCCATGACCTTGACCTGGCCGGTCCGGGTGAGCATGACGTTGGCGGGCTTGATGTCGCGGTGGACGATGCCGGCGCGGTGCGAGTACTCCAGTGCCTGGAGGATGCCGATCGTCATCTCCAGCGTGCGCTCGGGCAGCAGCTTGCGGCCGGAGTGCAGGAGCTCGCGCAGGGTCGAGCCGTCGACGTACTCCATCACGATGTACGGGATGGAGATGTTGTCGACGTAGTCCTCGCCGGTGTCGTAGACCGCGACGATCGCCGGGTGGTTGAGCGAGGCTGCCGACTGGGCCTCGCGCCGGAACCGGGCCTGGAAGGACGGGTCTCGGGCCAGGTCGGCGCGCAGGGTCTTGACGGCGACGGTACGGCCGAGCCGGGTGTCGTGGGCGAGGTAGACCTCGGCCATGCCACCGCGGCCGAGCACGTGGCTCAGCTCGTACCGGCCGCCGAGGCGACGCGGCTCTTCCATAACGTTCCAGCCCTCTCCGTCAGTCCCGACCGCACCCGTGTGTGGTCCGGCGGTGTGCTGTCCGCGCAAAGGCTACCGGCCGATCGTCGGTGATCGGTTGGCGGCCACAGCCTGATACCGGACCGGTACAGTGCGCTC
Coding sequences within:
- the pknB gene encoding Stk1 family PASTA domain-containing Ser/Thr kinase; the encoded protein is MEEPRRLGGRYELSHVLGRGGMAEVYLAHDTRLGRTVAVKTLRADLARDPSFQARFRREAQSAASLNHPAIVAVYDTGEDYVDNISIPYIVMEYVDGSTLRELLHSGRKLLPERTLEMTIGILQALEYSHRAGIVHRDIKPANVMLTRTGQVKVMDFGIARAMGDSGMTMTQTAAVIGTAQYLSPEQAKGEQVDARSDLYSAGCLLYELLCVRPPFIGDSPVAVAYQHVREEPQPPSNFDPEITPEMDAIVLKALVKDPDYRYQSADEMRADIEACLEGQPVAAAATMGAAGYGYPDPNHAYGPQGYDQPTTAMRPADAGQTSMMPPMPPGGDGGYYPDQGPGYDQGHGRGRQQKKSRASTILLVTAGILVLVGATLIGRSLFSGGVDNRPAVPKLVGQTFDAAQRSADNVGLKVEKAGDEPCADQPKGNVCKQDPAPDTRVDEGTVVKLTISAGAPLQSLPDVLNMPFEEAEKALRDKKFQVEKKLQESERTPGTVLEQSPKPGAQAQQGSTVTLTVAKEPAKSEMPNIMGKTREEATKLLNAAKLKLGSTTEVDSPGAAPKTIVQQQYPAGEQLAPGTTVNVQISKGAQPTQVPNLAGRTLEQAKQELAARGLTFGRVLSGPTDDKAQVVGSDPNAGSPVQTGATVNLFTMPGGNQQGGGFFGGLTGGR